The DNA region GGCCGGATCGCGCTGGCGGTCTCGCCCCAGAAGAGCGATGTGGTCTACGCTCTGGTCACGGCGGCGGGCAAGGAGGGCGGCTTCTTCCGCTCTACCAACAAGGGCGAGAGCTGGGAGAAGATGGGCGCGTTTGGCCCCAGCGATGCCCAGTACTACGCCGAGCTCTTCCCCGATCCGTTTACCTTCGATAAGGTCTGGGCTGCGGACACGCTCTTTCAGCTCACCACCGACGGCGGAAAGACCTTCACGGGGCAGCGCTTCAACACGCATGTGGACTACCACGATATCGAGTTCGACCCGACCGACCCGAAGCACCTGATCCTGGGCTGCGACGGTGGCCTCTACGAGAGCTATGATGGGGGAGCGACCTGGCGGCACTTCAACAACCTCCCGCTCTCGCAGTTCTACCGCATCTCGGTGGACAACACGAGCCCGTTCTACTTTGTCTACGGCGGGATGCAGGACAATGGGACTATCGGGGGACCCGTGCGCTCCCTGGCACCACAGGGGGTCCGCACCAGCGAGTGGCTCACGGTCGGCGGCGGCGATGGGTTCCAGTCGCGGGTCGATCCTACCAACCCGGATATTGTCTACACGAGCAGCCAGAACGGAAACTTCTCGCGCCTCGATAAGAAGACCGGTGCTGTGGTCGGGGCGAGCCCACGGCTTCCCCTCACGGAGCGCGGGCGCTGGAACTGGGACACGCCCTTTATTATCAGCCCCCACAACCCCAGCACACTCTGGATGGCGGGCAACCGGCTGTTTAAGAGCGAGGACAAGGGAGTCACGTGGAAGCCGCTCACGGGCGACATCACCCGCAATATCGACCGCAACACGCTCCCGGTGATGGGGAAGGTCTGGGACGCCGATGCGGTCAACAAGCACCGTAGCACGACCGACTTTGGCGTGGCCAGTAGCTTGGAGGAGTCGCCCAAAGTGAAGGGCCTGGTCTATGTCGGCACCGATGAGGGGCTGATCCAGATCTCGGAGGACGATGGCAAGACGTGGCGAAAAGGGGAGAACTTCCCCGGCGTCCCGGCCATGGCGACGGTCTCCGATATCTGCGCCTCCCAGCACGCGCCCGACACGGTCTACGCATCGTTCCATGACTTCCAGCACGGGGACTTCAAGCCGTACTTGCTCAAGAGCCTGGACCGGGGCAAGACCTGGACCAGTATCGCCGGCGATCTTCCCGGCCGGGACTTTGTCTGGACGATCGCGGAGGACCCGCAGAACCCGAAGCTGCTCTTTGTGGGCACGGAGTTTGGCCTCTACGCGACCTTCGATGGCGGCGCGCACTGGCTGCCGCTGAAGAACGGGGTCCCGACAATCGAGGTGCGGGATATCGCGATCCAGGCCAAGGCGAGCGATCTGGTAGTCGGAACCTTTGGACGCGGTGCCTACATCCTCGATGACCTCAGTCCGCTCCGCACACTCGCCACCGACGGCATCCCCACCGCGCCCACACTACTCCCGAGCCGTCCCGCCGCGCTCTACCCGGACCTGAGCTACATCCGCGCCGCGCCGGGGAATGTCAGCTTCCCCAACCCCTGGCCGACCTACTTCACCTACTGGCTCCCCACCGAGGTGAAGGGCAAGCTCTCGGTGACGGTTCTGGACAGCAAAGACAATGTCGTGCGGGAGCTGGAGGCCCCGACCACGCCAGGGCTCCAGCGGATCGGGTGGGACCTGCGCCAGCCCGGTGCCAACCGCTTCGCCCCCGGTCGGACGCTCGCGCCCGGCACCTACACGGTCCAGCTCATCATCGACGACAAGACTGTCTCCACCCAGAAGCTAGAGGTTGTCGCGGGGGGATAGCACCATGCGCGACGATCCCCTTCCGGCTCTCTTAGCCGAGCTCCGAGAGAAGACCCAGAGCTACGAGCTGCATCAAGTCCGCGAGGCAATCGTGGTCTTGGTAGGACAGCGTGCAGTCGAGCCGCTGCTCGGTCTTCTCGACGACAAGGCAGAGGGTAGCTCCTGGGACGTTTGCCGAATCCTCGGCATTCTTTGGGATCGTCGCGCTGTAGAGCCCATTGCGGTGCGCTTGGATCGGCTTGGCTGGGAAGGGCCACTAGCGCTGGGAAGGCTAGGAGGAGCACGTGCCTCAGATGCGCTCCTCCAGAGTCTAGAGACCCAAAAAGACCTTCGGATTCCCACGATTCGTGCGTTTGGTGTGCTACGAGAAAAACGCGCCATCCCCGCACTCATCAAGCTCCTGCCTGTCGGCCATGCTCATATGTTCGCCTCTGAGGGAATCGGGGACCTTGATCTGGGTGACAACGCGGCAGCCAGCCTTGCCCAGATCGGAAAACCGGCACGTGAGGCACTCCTAGAGCCACTACAGCACCCCGATCCCTTTGTCCGGGAGCGTGCCGCCACTGCCCTGGTCGGGGCGAAAAATCCTCGCGCCACGCCGCAGCTTCTCAAGCAGCTCGATGACGACGTTCTCCCGGCGCTGGCGGCGGCACGCGCTCTTGCCGCGCTCAAAGAGAAAGCCGCTGTCGCGCCGCTCCTGCGCTGGCTAGAGCGCCCCAGCAAGAGCCGCTTCCCTGCGACTGCTGTTGGGTGCCTCGGAGAGATCGGCGACCCTCACACCTTTAGCCCCCTGCGTGCGGTAGCCGAAGGAGCCGAGAGAGAGCTGGCGGCAAGCGCCACCGATGCCCTCGGAGGAATCCGCACCGACGAGTGCTTTCGCTACTTAACCCAGTGCCCTGAGGATCTTAGGCTCGTCGCCTACCGCGCTTTGGGAGAGCAGCGCGACCCACGTGCCTTTGGATTTCTGGTAGAGCGCCTGAGAGACTCAAGTTTCAAGGACGCTATGGTTCTTTCCGATACTCTACTCCAGCTTGGTGATGCGCGTGCAATTCCCTATCTTATGAAACGAATCCAACTACCAGGAAGCAATATCACGTATGGAATTTTTCCCGCGGTCGCGGGGCTCAGTAGCGCAGGGGTAAAAATTGTCGCCGAGTTTCTACACTCAACAAACGACGAGTCCCGCTGGAGTGCACTCTTTGTACTGGGAGAGTGCCAGAAGAAAGAGGCGCTCCCGTATCTCCGGCCTTTGCTACAGCACCCCGAAGCAGATGTCCGCCGAGAAGCGATTTCTGCCATGGCCAGTATTTTCTATGCCCACAGAATGACCGGCCCCTAAGAGCCGCCGATTTCCAATCGGCGGCTGCAATGGCGGGCGCGAAGCGCCATTTGAATGCCCCTGCGGGGCCGCCACAAAGCCCGTGCCGGGCTACCGATTTTCCCAGCCTGGGACAGGCTTTGCGGCGGAGGAACGACGCCACTGTCGACGCCTAATTCTATGGGGCGCTTACGGGCTATTTGAGGTACTTCTCGAACCACTCCGCCATCACGATCAGCTCTTGCTCCACCCCGATCCAGCCGTGGTTCTTGCCGGGCTTCACATCGAGGCGACAGGGGACCTTTTTCTCCTTCAGAAGCGCGAGCAGGTGCTCGGACTGCTGGATCGGCACGAGGCCGTCTTTGTCGCCGTGGATGAGCAGGGTCGGGGGCATCTTCTCGGTGACCCCGTAGTAGGGGGAGATGGTCTTCAGGAATGCCTTTTGCTGGTCCACGGTCCCATTGAGCGCCGGCCCGAACGCGGGGCGGAACGGGGACATCTGCGGGGAGTCGGTGGGGATCGTATTGTCCTTGCCCCAGGCGAGAAAATCCGTGGGGGGAAAGAGAGTGGCGACCGCCTGCACGGCGCTGGACGCGCGATCGACGGGGTCCTTGGCCTTGGGATCGCCGGGGCCGCCGTACGCCCCGATCATGAGCGAGAGATGCCCACCCGCGCTGGCACCGCAGATGCCGAGCTTGTTGGGATCGACCCCGTAGTCGCTGGCGTGGGTGCGGATAAAGCGGACGGAGCGGTTGATGTCCTCGACAATCTCGGGGATCACAAAGCGCGGCTGGCTCCCGTGCACCACCTGAAAGACCGTGAGGCCGCGGTCGGTCATGAGCTTGGCCCAGGCGGGGTTAATCGAGTTGTGGTTCGAGACCCAGCCGCCCGAGACCATCCAGATCACCCCGATCCCATTGGGCTTGGCGGGGGTAAAGACATCCATGGTCAGCGCACAGCCGAGCTTGTGGCCGTAGACCACATCGACTTTGTGCTCCTGCGCCCGTGCCGCAAGCGGGGCTAGCGCGAGGGCCGCAAGCCCAAAAAGCAATCCACGACGATTCATAAAATTCTCCTTTTGGTTCCGTTGAGATCGCCCCCGTTTTTTATCGCCCCCGTTGGAGGGGGGCGTCAACGAGCGCTTCGCGCTGGGAAGGGCTTCGCCCATAAAATTCCGTATGGCCGAAGGCCTTTGCGGCGGAGCTTGCGACGCCCGTTGACGCCTCGCTCCAACCGAGGCGATCCGCACCGATCAATCAAAGTCTAAGTTCCGCGCCTTGGTGAAGGATTCCTCGTCCTTAAAGCCGCGTGTCGGGAGCGGCGCGCTGCGAACCTTGGGCGTGCCGGAGTAGTCCGCCCACGGGTTGGCGGCGACAAAGTCGTCGTAGCTCGTGAACATCTCGACAAAGATCGGGCTGCCGGTGAAGCTCAGCGGCGATGCCGGCCCGGTGAACATAAACGGGTACTGCTTGCGGCTCTGGGGATCGACAAACGAGCGGTAGAGCGAGAGCGCCTCCGGGTCGCCGACCAGCTCGTTGAGGTTCGCCAGCTCACTGCCCATCGTGAGGCCATAGCCAAAGGCACACAGGCGGAGCTGCCCGATAATCTCGCGGTGGAGTGAGGCCAGGGTCTGGGTGATGAAGAGATAGCCCAGGCCGTACTTACGGGTCGTGCGGACCGCGTCCACAAACTCCGTCGTCAGCTTGGACATCTCCGATGTGTCCGACGAGCGGGTGAAGTTGCGCACAAACCGGTGGGCTTCGTCGAGCGCCACTAAACAGTTGAGCTGCTTGCCGTCCTGAAACGCCTCGCCGCCCTCCCGGTTGAGCGTGCTAGCGATCTCCTTGAGAAGCAAGGCCTTGATCTCGTCGTCGTCCTTGAACTCCGTGCCCTCGCCGGAGATATCCAGAAAGACAAAGGGCTGGGTGTCGGTCTCGGCCGTGCGGATCACCGAGCCCACGACTTGCGAGAGAAGCGTGCGCTCGTTGCCCTTGGAGTCGATCTTCTGGAACAAATCCAGTGCCGTGGTCCAGCGCTTCTGGCAGTCGGTGAACTCCTCGGAGTCGGAGAGGATCTGGCGCAGGCGCTCGGCGAGCTGCTCCCGGCGCTCCTTGCCGGTGTAGATGCGCTCCAGGGATTTTTCATCGCCCAGCCAGAGAGTCAGCGTGTCCTTGAGCAGGGTGCTGGGGGCCGCATCGAGCTTCGCACCCGCCGCCGTGAGTGCCTTGCGGACATGGTTGTAGAGCACCTCCACCGCGATCTCGGCGTTGTCGGCGTTCTTGATCCCCAGAAACTGATAGAACTTCGCCTTGGCCAGCAGCTCGCAGAACTGGAGGGCGTTGTCCCCGAGGCGCAGGCCGGTCGCCATCTTGTAGACCTTGACATCGCGGCCCTGGGCAAACAGCGCGCGGTGCAGCTCGAAGGGCAGGCCCCAGCCGCTGGAGAACTGGCCCTGTGGGTCGATAAAGAGGACACCCATCTCCTTGTGGCGGGCGTAGCAGAGGAGCAGATAGGCCGCGAGTCCCGATTTGCCCGAGCCGGTCTTGCCAAACACCCCAATGTGATAGGCCTCCCCGACACCGCCCGTGCCCTTGCCAAAGTGCCGCAGGTGCTGGGGCATCTTTACCTGGGTGCCAAAGACCCGCCCCATGTAGACAATCTCTTTTTTGTGCTTCTCCAGTAAGATTGAGAGGACCTCGTCGCGCACCGCATAGACCGCTTTCCCGGTGCTCGGTGACGTGCCGAGCATGTCCTCGGTGGAGAACTCCTCGCCCTTGTCGTTCTCGTCGATGAGAAACGCCGCCTGGACACTGATGGTCGCGGTGCGCACATCGGCCCGGCCCGAGAGGTTTTGCAGCTCACCCTGGCGCTTGATGATCCCGCGGAAGGCCATGTCCTCGTGCCAGCGGTTCTTGGTCTCCACCCGGCTGATCTGCCCCAGCACCGCCATCTGCCGCCCCTCATGGGGGAGCACCAGATAGACCATCTGGCCCCGGATGCGCGAGTTCTCCGCGCTCTCTAGAATATCAATCGTGATCTGGCTCGTGTCCGACGGCGACCCGACCACGCCAATCGGCACCGCCTGGTTCTCTTCCTGAAGAACCTCAAGTACTCGCCCACGCTGAATCCGCATGACGATAGTGTACCGCTCAGAGACCGGGTTTTAGCTCCCGCCAGCGCAGTATCAGGAGAAGCACTCCCGCGATGGTGTGGGCCAAGTGAAGATACGCTCGGAGGTCGCAACCCTGGACTCCCATCGCACAAAACAGTGTAAAGACAATAATTGCCCAGCGGCGTTGCGCGGCGATACGCTGTGCAATGCCCAGCAGAGCCAGACATACCCAGAGATAGAAGTAGTTCCAGGGAGTGGCTCCGGGGGAGAAGAGGTCCGTCAGCATCAGGTAGGCACCGTAGCCCGCGATCCCCCCCAGAAGAAAGGCGAAGTACCGGGTGATTGCTTGTGTACTCATGGCGGCATTATACGGTCTTGGCCCGGGCTCTTGTGGTTTCTATCTCTGAGAGCAGCGTGCGGGCGAGTGCCTCTGCCGTCTCCTTGTCGCCCTCGGTCAGCTCACCGGCGATCACGGCATCGGTGAGGGCATTTTTTAGCCTCCCGACCAGCGGCCCGGCGGGGATGCCGAGGCGCTCCATCAGCTCGATCCCCGAGAGCGGCGAGTCCGCGGTGCGGATGTCGATCTGGGCGTCGATAGCGGCCATGCGCTCTGAGAGGGCGCGCAGGTCGGCCTGGGGGGGGAGATCGGGACGGCAGGCGGCGAGGTCGGCGTGGGCGAGGGTGAAGAGGGCCTCCCGGTGGCTATCGACCGTGCGGATCAGGCGACGAACCGCAGCATCGGTCCAGTCAGACTTGTAGGCACCGTAGCGCATGTGCAGCCCCACCAAGGTCGAGACCTGCTTGATCTCGTCGTTGGCGTACTTCAGCCGCGTCAAGACATCGCGTGTCAGCTGCGCCCCGACATGCTCGTGCTCGTAAAAATGCACCCCGCTGCCATCCTCCGTGCGCGTCGCGGGCTTGCCAATGTCATGAAAAAGAGTCGCGAGACGCAGGAGCAAGTCGGCGTCTCTGGGAAGGTTTTCGAGTGCCTTGAGCGTGTGTGTCCAGACATCGTAGGCGTGCCAGGTGTTCTGCGAGACCCCGTGCATCGCAGCGAGCTCCGGGGCGAATCTTGCTAAGAGCCCGGTCTCACGGAGCTGCTCCAGCCCTGCCGAGGCACCGGGAGCGAGCAGGGTCTTGTTGAGCTCCTCACGCACCCGCTCGTAGCTGATCCCATGCTCGGGCGAGAGACGAAACGCATTGTCTTTGAGCGCTTGGTAGGTGGTGGGAGCGATCGTAAAGCCGAGGCGTGCGGCGAAGCGGCAGGCGCGCAGCATGCGGAGGGGATCGTCGGTGAAGGTGATCACGGGATCGAGCGGCGTGCGCAGAACCCCCGCCTGGAGATCGTCGTGGCCCACCCCCAGGGGATCGACAATCTCGCCGGTATCGAGGCTCTCCAGAAAGGTGTTGATCGTAAAGTCCCGGCGCTGGGCATCGGTAAAGAGGGTCCCCGGGGTCACGATTGGCTTGCGCGAGCCCTGGCGGTAGGTCTCCGCGCGTGCGGTCACCAGCTCCACTTGCGCATCGCCGACATGCACCATCGCGGTGCCAAAGCTCGGGTAGAGCACGGGCGCGTGGCTGGAGACCCGCTTTTTCCAGAGCCACTCGGCCAGCTCCAGCGCATCGCCCTCCAGCACGAGGTCGATATCGGAGATATCCACCACCTTCCCGAGGAGCTTGTCGCGCACCCAGCCTCCGACAAGGAAGATCTTGCCTTCGTACTCGGTGCCGCGCACCGCGCGACGTAGCTGCTCTAGGGGGGCTTGGCTCACGAGACATATTTTACCCCGCCCATCGGAGGAGCTAGATTGAGCGCTCCACTGCCAGCGCAACAGACCGCTCGATCAGCTCTTTGAGCACGTCGATATCGACATCCGAGAGCTTCTTGATATGCAGGCACCCCCCGCCGCGTGTGTGTTTACCCAGCCTTGACAGAAGCTCCGCGTTTTCGTCCATGCCCATCAGATACAGGGTCACTTTATCCTTGCGGGGGGCAAAAGCGATCTGCATCCAGTCCGTCGGCTTCCCCTTGGAGCACTTGTAGCGGTAGTGCCCAAACCCGATAATATTTGTCCCCCAGAGCTTGGCTTCTGCGCCCGTAGCCGCTTGCATCAGCTCCGAGACAACCTCCGAGTCGGCGCGGCGGAGCTCACTGTCGAGAGTGGCGAGGAAGGCATCCACCGAGGCATCACTGACTTTTGTTTTGAGTTCCATATCCTCGGTACTCTGGGGGGCCTGCCAGACCCGGAAAGGGTAAAATGTGCTATGCCGTACTTTGTTCAGGGGCTCGCGCCCGATATCTTTACCATTCCTGAGCTACTCACCCCCGACGAATGCCAGGCGCTGATTCAAAAAGGCGAGTCTCTCGGCTTTGAGTTGGCGACGATTAACACATCGGCTGGGCATATAAAAGCAACGGAAATACGCAACAATGACCGGGCCATCTGGGATGATCCTCACTATGCCGCCACAATTTGGGAGCGCGTTAACAGCCTGATTCCCGAAGGTCCGGAAGGCCAAACGCCGATTGGCCTCAACGAGCGCTGGCGTTTTTATCGTTATGAGCCGGGTCAGCAGTTCAAGCGGCATCATGATGGTTCTTTAGCACTTCCACCGCGTGTGGTCGAGGGGATTTCACTTCCTCTTGGACGCTCCTTCACTACCCTGATGATCTATCTTAGTGATGGTTGTGAAGGCGGTGAGACAGCATTTTATGATGACTGGCTGCGGCCTTTGCTCAAGGTCCGTCCCGAAACAGGAATGGCGCTCTGCTTCGCCCACCAGATTCTCCACGAAGGCTGCACGGTGGTCTCTGGGCAGAAGTACGTGCTGCGTACGGACATTATGTACAAGCCATAGACAGGGTAGAATCCCACCATGCCGTTTTTTCAGAGCCCTAAACCGACCGAGGTTGGCCCGAAGCATCCCCTCCGCAAGCCGCTTCTGGACGCCCTCCGCCCCCGAATCGAAGGCGATCTCAAGCAGCCCGTGCTCTTTCGGGTGACAAAGCTGCACGTCTTGGGGGACTTTGCCTTCGTGGTCTGTGAGCCGCGGACACCGGCGGACAAGCCCATTGATTTCAAGAAGACGCACTACAAATCCGAGATCGACCAGCAGGTCTTTGATGGCGCAACGACCTACGCGCTCCTCAAGAAAATAGGCGGCAAGTGGAAGGCGGTGGAGCACGTGATCGGCCCGACCGATGTTGCATGGTCAAACTGGGCGGGGCCGCCCCACAACGCGCCCAAAGCGCTCTTGGGTTTGCCCTAGCCGTTGCCGGGCAATAAATTACCCGGCACAGAAGGGGAGCGTCCCGAGGACGCGCAGAGAGCTGGTGTTTGTGCGCCCACGGGGCGCTCCCTGCCTTCTGCCGGGGATTTCAACCCCCGGCATCCCCCTGGCTACCCCCCAATCAGAACCTTGGCGAAGGGAGCGCGCTGGATCAGGTAAACCGAGAGGGTGCTCAGGCCAAGCAGGAGCGTAACCGTGACGGGGACCCCAATGGCGGGGCCGTGCCAGCGGTTGCTGATCCCGGAGCGGGCGAGCTCTTCGAGCAAGAAGGGGTGGAGCAGGTAGATCCCCATCGAGAGCTGGGCAAGCAGGGTGATGTTCTTGGGCTCGCGGCGTACCCACTCGCGCAGGCAGACAAAGACCCCGAGGCTCTCTAGGATCACGGCGGGGGAGAAGTGACCGTTGATCACATAGTTGAACTGGTCCTTGGGCTGGACATTGGCCGCGCCCGCCCACTCGCCAAAGGTGACATAGGCCGCCCCAAGAATCCAGCCGAGCAGGCCCAGCAGCGGGGTGAGCGGGTCGCCCGTGCGCCGCTTGAGCGAGAATCCCAGCAGGTAGTAGCCGATATACGGGACAAAGAGCGTCCACGCCGTGCGATCCTCGGCCTTGGAGCGCCAGAAGACTGTCGCGGCGGCCACCGTGAGAGCCAGCGCCCCGAGCCACCACCGCTCCCGGTCCCCGAGGAAGCGGATCAGGGCACGCAGGGGGGGAGTGAGCAGATACAGCCCGGCGACAATGAAGAGAAAGTAGAGGTGGTAGTAGGGGCGGCCCTGTCGCAGAAAGCTCCAGCTGGTGGGCGTCATGCCGTTGGGGTTGCTCCAGGAGAGGTAGAAGTAGCACCAGAAGAGCAGCGGAACCCCAACTCGGAAGAAGCGCTTGCGGGCGAAGGCGAGCGGTGTCTCGACCCGGTCGGGGTTGAGCAGGAGCGCCCCGGAGAGCATGACAAAGACCGGCACGGCCCACTGCGACAGCGACGAGAGGACATTGCAGACCCACCAGCCCACCGTGTCTTCGTCCAGGGGCGGGCGCCGGCCAAAGCCGCAGACATGGATCAGCAGAACCGCCAGCAGGCCACAGACCCGGACCGTGTCACCGTAGGCCAGCCGCATACTAGCCGGGGATCATCTCCCAGAAGTCGGCCCCGAGGATATCCCAGGGAAGCCGGCGCTCATCCGGGTCATCGAGGCTGAAGTGCTGGTTGACAAAGTACAGGATGGTTGCGTTCTGGGTGCCGATATTGGCTCCGCCGTGGGCGACGCCGCGGGGAATGTAGACCAGCTGTGCACGTCCCCCGCCCAGCACCAGCCGCATCGAGACCCCACAGGTCGGGGAGTCCTTGCGGCAGTCGAGGAGCCCGACAAGGAGGCGGTCGGTGGGGGGGACAAACCAGACATCTTCCTGGTTGTAGTGCAGGTGAAATGCCTTGATCGAGCCGGGAAGCACGAGCGAGTACGACGACTGCCGCACCTGGAACTCGGGGATGGCGAGCAGGTGGCCGGTCTCGTCGAAGCGCACCAGCTCCGCAAAGCTCCCGCCATCGTCGATCATC from Armatimonas rosea includes:
- a CDS encoding VPS10 domain-containing protein; this translates as MNPAILALPFLLPLTPAQAPSQSPLSGLALRSIGPTLTTGRIADVAIDPTNRSIWYVAAASGGLWKTENRGLTFTPIFDTYGSYSLGCVAIDPKNPSTIWLGTGENASQRSVGFGDGVYKSTDAGKTWQRVGLEKSEHIGKILIDPRKPDTVYVAAQGPLWAPGGDRGLYKTTDGGKTWSAILTVSENTGISDIVFDPKKPDRIYASAYQRRRHTGVLIGGGPEGMIYRSDNGGKSWKKLDKGLPTVDKGRIALAVSPQKSDVVYALVTAAGKEGGFFRSTNKGESWEKMGAFGPSDAQYYAELFPDPFTFDKVWAADTLFQLTTDGGKTFTGQRFNTHVDYHDIEFDPTDPKHLILGCDGGLYESYDGGATWRHFNNLPLSQFYRISVDNTSPFYFVYGGMQDNGTIGGPVRSLAPQGVRTSEWLTVGGGDGFQSRVDPTNPDIVYTSSQNGNFSRLDKKTGAVVGASPRLPLTERGRWNWDTPFIISPHNPSTLWMAGNRLFKSEDKGVTWKPLTGDITRNIDRNTLPVMGKVWDADAVNKHRSTTDFGVASSLEESPKVKGLVYVGTDEGLIQISEDDGKTWRKGENFPGVPAMATVSDICASQHAPDTVYASFHDFQHGDFKPYLLKSLDRGKTWTSIAGDLPGRDFVWTIAEDPQNPKLLFVGTEFGLYATFDGGAHWLPLKNGVPTIEVRDIAIQAKASDLVVGTFGRGAYILDDLSPLRTLATDGIPTAPTLLPSRPAALYPDLSYIRAAPGNVSFPNPWPTYFTYWLPTEVKGKLSVTVLDSKDNVVRELEAPTTPGLQRIGWDLRQPGANRFAPGRTLAPGTYTVQLIIDDKTVSTQKLEVVAGG
- a CDS encoding HEAT repeat domain-containing protein; amino-acid sequence: MRDDPLPALLAELREKTQSYELHQVREAIVVLVGQRAVEPLLGLLDDKAEGSSWDVCRILGILWDRRAVEPIAVRLDRLGWEGPLALGRLGGARASDALLQSLETQKDLRIPTIRAFGVLREKRAIPALIKLLPVGHAHMFASEGIGDLDLGDNAAASLAQIGKPAREALLEPLQHPDPFVRERAATALVGAKNPRATPQLLKQLDDDVLPALAAARALAALKEKAAVAPLLRWLERPSKSRFPATAVGCLGEIGDPHTFSPLRAVAEGAERELAASATDALGGIRTDECFRYLTQCPEDLRLVAYRALGEQRDPRAFGFLVERLRDSSFKDAMVLSDTLLQLGDARAIPYLMKRIQLPGSNITYGIFPAVAGLSSAGVKIVAEFLHSTNDESRWSALFVLGECQKKEALPYLRPLLQHPEADVRREAISAMASIFYAHRMTGP
- a CDS encoding alpha/beta hydrolase, producing MNRRGLLFGLAALALAPLAARAQEHKVDVVYGHKLGCALTMDVFTPAKPNGIGVIWMVSGGWVSNHNSINPAWAKLMTDRGLTVFQVVHGSQPRFVIPEIVEDINRSVRFIRTHASDYGVDPNKLGICGASAGGHLSLMIGAYGGPGDPKAKDPVDRASSAVQAVATLFPPTDFLAWGKDNTIPTDSPQMSPFRPAFGPALNGTVDQQKAFLKTISPYYGVTEKMPPTLLIHGDKDGLVPIQQSEHLLALLKEKKVPCRLDVKPGKNHGWIGVEQELIVMAEWFEKYLK
- a CDS encoding ATP-binding protein, producing MRIQRGRVLEVLQEENQAVPIGVVGSPSDTSQITIDILESAENSRIRGQMVYLVLPHEGRQMAVLGQISRVETKNRWHEDMAFRGIIKRQGELQNLSGRADVRTATISVQAAFLIDENDKGEEFSTEDMLGTSPSTGKAVYAVRDEVLSILLEKHKKEIVYMGRVFGTQVKMPQHLRHFGKGTGGVGEAYHIGVFGKTGSGKSGLAAYLLLCYARHKEMGVLFIDPQGQFSSGWGLPFELHRALFAQGRDVKVYKMATGLRLGDNALQFCELLAKAKFYQFLGIKNADNAEIAVEVLYNHVRKALTAAGAKLDAAPSTLLKDTLTLWLGDEKSLERIYTGKERREQLAERLRQILSDSEEFTDCQKRWTTALDLFQKIDSKGNERTLLSQVVGSVIRTAETDTQPFVFLDISGEGTEFKDDDEIKALLLKEIASTLNREGGEAFQDGKQLNCLVALDEAHRFVRNFTRSSDTSEMSKLTTEFVDAVRTTRKYGLGYLFITQTLASLHREIIGQLRLCAFGYGLTMGSELANLNELVGDPEALSLYRSFVDPQSRKQYPFMFTGPASPLSFTGSPIFVEMFTSYDDFVAANPWADYSGTPKVRSAPLPTRGFKDEESFTKARNLDFD
- a CDS encoding HDIG domain-containing metalloprotein, whose amino-acid sequence is MSQAPLEQLRRAVRGTEYEGKIFLVGGWVRDKLLGKVVDISDIDLVLEGDALELAEWLWKKRVSSHAPVLYPSFGTAMVHVGDAQVELVTARAETYRQGSRKPIVTPGTLFTDAQRRDFTINTFLESLDTGEIVDPLGVGHDDLQAGVLRTPLDPVITFTDDPLRMLRACRFAARLGFTIAPTTYQALKDNAFRLSPEHGISYERVREELNKTLLAPGASAGLEQLRETGLLARFAPELAAMHGVSQNTWHAYDVWTHTLKALENLPRDADLLLRLATLFHDIGKPATRTEDGSGVHFYEHEHVGAQLTRDVLTRLKYANDEIKQVSTLVGLHMRYGAYKSDWTDAAVRRLIRTVDSHREALFTLAHADLAACRPDLPPQADLRALSERMAAIDAQIDIRTADSPLSGIELMERLGIPAGPLVGRLKNALTDAVIAGELTEGDKETAEALARTLLSEIETTRARAKTV
- a CDS encoding DUF1801 domain-containing protein, whose protein sequence is MELKTKVSDASVDAFLATLDSELRRADSEVVSELMQAATGAEAKLWGTNIIGFGHYRYKCSKGKPTDWMQIAFAPRKDKVTLYLMGMDENAELLSRLGKHTRGGGCLHIKKLSDVDIDVLKELIERSVALAVERSI
- a CDS encoding 2OG-Fe(II) oxygenase, translating into MPYFVQGLAPDIFTIPELLTPDECQALIQKGESLGFELATINTSAGHIKATEIRNNDRAIWDDPHYAATIWERVNSLIPEGPEGQTPIGLNERWRFYRYEPGQQFKRHHDGSLALPPRVVEGISLPLGRSFTTLMIYLSDGCEGGETAFYDDWLRPLLKVRPETGMALCFAHQILHEGCTVVSGQKYVLRTDIMYKP
- a CDS encoding acyltransferase, producing MRLAYGDTVRVCGLLAVLLIHVCGFGRRPPLDEDTVGWWVCNVLSSLSQWAVPVFVMLSGALLLNPDRVETPLAFARKRFFRVGVPLLFWCYFYLSWSNPNGMTPTSWSFLRQGRPYYHLYFLFIVAGLYLLTPPLRALIRFLGDRERWWLGALALTVAAATVFWRSKAEDRTAWTLFVPYIGYYLLGFSLKRRTGDPLTPLLGLLGWILGAAYVTFGEWAGAANVQPKDQFNYVINGHFSPAVILESLGVFVCLREWVRREPKNITLLAQLSMGIYLLHPFLLEELARSGISNRWHGPAIGVPVTVTLLLGLSTLSVYLIQRAPFAKVLIGG
- a CDS encoding dTDP-4-dehydrorhamnose 3,5-epimerase family protein translates to MPESLKPDSLAPEYAAALTTQEYTRKTPIEGVKVIPLNLMIDDGGSFAELVRFDETGHLLAIPEFQVRQSSYSLVLPGSIKAFHLHYNQEDVWFVPPTDRLLVGLLDCRKDSPTCGVSMRLVLGGGRAQLVYIPRGVAHGGANIGTQNATILYFVNQHFSLDDPDERRLPWDILGADFWEMIPG